The proteins below come from a single Dinghuibacter silviterrae genomic window:
- a CDS encoding head GIN domain-containing protein, protein MKRLLAALSLVVLASCHFGPYHVVRGNGSVQKEERKVGEFKRVDVRGFFNVYVTQGSDYKVELEGESNLLQYITTRVDGNRLIISTENAVDLTTNNDLNAYVTLPETDEVVLSGSGNIISQNTLSSPNPMSFSLNGSGDVKVAVDAPKVETSLAGSGKLALSGQTRDLKVDIAGSGTFSGDSLKSENGKVSIMGSGSAYIFSSVSLDVTIGGSGDVYYWGDPSISQHVYGSGSLNKR, encoded by the coding sequence ATGAAACGCCTCCTCGCCGCCTTATCGCTTGTTGTCCTTGCCTCCTGTCATTTCGGCCCCTACCACGTCGTCCGGGGGAACGGGAGCGTCCAGAAAGAGGAACGCAAGGTGGGGGAATTCAAGCGGGTGGACGTCCGGGGTTTTTTTAACGTCTATGTGACCCAGGGGAGCGACTACAAAGTGGAGCTGGAGGGCGAAAGCAACCTCCTTCAATACATCACTACCCGGGTCGACGGCAACCGGCTGATCATTTCCACCGAAAACGCGGTTGACCTGACGACCAACAACGACCTGAACGCCTATGTCACTTTGCCGGAAACCGACGAGGTCGTCCTGTCCGGATCGGGCAATATTATTTCACAGAATACCCTTTCCTCCCCGAACCCCATGTCCTTCAGCCTGAATGGAAGCGGGGACGTCAAGGTAGCGGTCGACGCCCCGAAAGTCGAAACCAGCCTGGCCGGGTCGGGGAAACTCGCCCTGAGCGGACAGACCCGCGACCTGAAGGTGGACATTGCCGGGAGCGGTACTTTCTCCGGGGATTCCCTAAAGTCCGAGAACGGGAAAGTATCCATCATGGGGTCGGGGAGCGCCTACATTTTCTCCAGCGTCTCCCTGGATGTAACGATCGGGGGCAGCGGGGATGTGTATTACTGGGGGGATCCTTCCATTTCCCAGCACGTGTACGGGTCAGGGTCGCTAAACAAGCGCTAG
- a CDS encoding M14 family metallopeptidase yields MRHLLAFLLLCGTASAQVTSFERSNGLATTTYDSCIAYYKELAARYPTRVHLKTMGPTDAGYPLHLLLYANDGSADPAAWHKAGKVVILINNGIHPGEPDGVDASMMLLRDILQGKAHIPDNVGLAIIPLYNIGGSLDRGSWSRVNQNGPLAYGFRGNAQNLDLNRDFTKCDSRNAVGFARIFHYVDPHILVDNHVSDGADYQHTMTLLPTQHDKLGGAAGRFLHDVYLPALFRDMKNEGDQMTPYVNFEDANPDRGWDAFYDSPRYSTGYAALFQTIGFMPETHMLKPFANRVRSTYRLMTVMIREAGHYGRDIIASRAADRKAIGMQERFALAWHPDSTRWDTVDFKGYTADRKPSDVSGLPRLYYDHSRPYERTVDYFDYFTGIDSVTKPRAYVIPQGWHSVTDLLALNGVPLRPLTQDTTITVDAYHIDGYKAAPRVFERHHRNTDVKVSVMTQTLHFRKGDYWVPMGYPTDRFAVEMLEPTGDDSYFSWNFFDAILQEKEGYSAYRLEDVAGAYLQAHPDIREALDKKRQADPAFAANGAAQLDFVYKHSQWYEPEHLRYPVYRVN; encoded by the coding sequence ATGAGACATTTGCTTGCATTCCTGCTCCTTTGCGGCACCGCCAGCGCCCAGGTCACTTCCTTCGAACGGTCGAACGGCCTTGCCACAACGACCTATGATAGCTGTATCGCCTACTATAAGGAGCTGGCCGCCCGTTACCCTACCCGGGTGCATCTGAAGACCATGGGGCCTACCGATGCCGGCTACCCGCTCCACCTGCTGCTGTATGCAAACGATGGAAGCGCCGATCCCGCCGCCTGGCACAAGGCCGGGAAAGTGGTAATCCTGATCAATAACGGCATCCACCCCGGGGAACCTGACGGCGTGGATGCGTCGATGATGCTCCTGAGGGACATCCTCCAGGGCAAGGCCCATATCCCCGACAACGTGGGGCTCGCGATCATTCCCTTATACAATATCGGGGGAAGCCTGGACCGCGGCTCCTGGTCCAGGGTCAACCAAAACGGTCCCCTGGCTTATGGCTTCCGGGGCAACGCCCAGAACCTGGACCTCAACCGGGACTTTACCAAGTGTGACAGCCGCAACGCCGTTGGTTTTGCCCGCATCTTCCACTACGTGGATCCGCACATCCTGGTCGACAACCACGTCAGCGACGGGGCCGACTACCAGCATACCATGACCCTCTTACCCACCCAGCACGACAAGCTGGGCGGGGCGGCCGGGCGGTTCTTACACGACGTGTATCTCCCCGCCCTTTTCCGGGACATGAAGAACGAGGGTGACCAGATGACCCCCTATGTGAATTTCGAGGACGCCAACCCCGACCGGGGCTGGGATGCGTTTTATGACTCCCCGCGCTACTCGACGGGGTATGCAGCCCTTTTCCAGACCATAGGGTTCATGCCCGAAACCCACATGCTCAAACCCTTTGCAAACCGGGTCCGGTCAACCTACCGGTTGATGACGGTCATGATCCGGGAGGCAGGGCATTACGGCCGGGACATCATTGCCAGCCGGGCCGCGGACCGCAAAGCCATCGGGATGCAGGAACGTTTTGCGCTGGCCTGGCACCCCGATTCCACACGCTGGGACACCGTGGACTTCAAGGGGTATACCGCCGACCGCAAACCGAGCGACGTCAGCGGCCTGCCCCGGTTGTATTATGACCATAGCCGTCCGTATGAGCGTACGGTCGACTATTTCGATTATTTCACCGGCATCGATTCTGTCACCAAACCCCGGGCGTACGTCATCCCCCAGGGCTGGCACAGCGTGACCGACCTGCTGGCGCTCAACGGGGTTCCCCTCCGGCCGCTGACACAAGACACGACGATCACCGTCGACGCTTATCATATCGATGGCTATAAAGCGGCCCCCCGCGTGTTCGAACGCCACCACCGCAATACGGATGTGAAGGTGTCGGTGATGACCCAAACCCTGCATTTCCGTAAAGGCGATTACTGGGTTCCCATGGGTTACCCCACCGACCGTTTTGCCGTGGAAATGTTGGAGCCCACCGGGGACGATTCGTATTTCTCCTGGAACTTTTTCGACGCCATTTTGCAGGAAAAAGAGGGTTATAGCGCCTACCGTCTGGAGGACGTGGCAGGGGCCTATCTACAGGCACACCCGGACATCCGCGAGGCACTGGACAAAAAGCGCCAGGCCGACCCTGCTTTTGCCGCTAACGGGGCAGCCCAACTGGACTTTGTGTACAAACATTCCCAATGGTATGAACCGGAGCACCTGCGGTACCCGGTGTACCGGGTAAACTAG
- the rpsT gene encoding 30S ribosomal protein S20, producing MANHQATKKDVRQAAKRREKNRYQGKTTRNAIRDLKAVTDKAAAAGKLPEVIAMIDKMAKNGIIHKNKASNLKSKLAIRVNKIA from the coding sequence ATGGCTAATCATCAGGCAACAAAAAAAGACGTACGTCAGGCCGCCAAGCGCAGGGAAAAGAATCGCTATCAGGGTAAAACCACCCGTAACGCGATCCGGGACCTGAAGGCTGTCACGGATAAAGCTGCCGCCGCGGGGAAACTGCCCGAGGTGATCGCCATGATCGACAAGATGGCGAAGAACGGCATCATCCATAAGAACAAGGCATCCAACCTGAAGAGCAAGCTCGCCATCCGCGTCAACAAGATCGCGTAA